CCAGCAAGCATTTACGGAACCAGAAGGGCAGCCTGCCCTTGCACGTGTGTGCTCAGCCTTCCCAGGAGAGGAGGCCTGGCTCCTGTGGGCAGCAGGAGTGAGCTGCCAGCCTGTTTCCTGGGGGTGGGGGCCGATGGCGCGCCAGGCCTTGCTGACTCCACATGCTGGAGATGAGACTACACATAACCACCCTTCCCAGCAGGCCCTCCACTCTCCCTCTGACTCACCCTTCCCAGCTCCAGAGAAGGCAACACTGAGGGAGGCCCAGCACCACAGTCCGTGGCAGACACATGGTTCAGACTTGGCTGATTGATCTAAGAAACTTTATTGCTCAGAACCttccctccctgggcaatggcaAGAGCTTTGGAGACCAGCCCTTGGGGATAGAGTCAGAGGCACTGGGTGGAAAAAAGAGCAAGTGTGTGGCACATTTGGTCCACTGTCGTGTGCAGGTATGGCAGGAGGAGGGGGGACTCTAGAAGGCCCCACATCTAGGGCCTTCTAGGGACTCAGATATGCCTGCTTGGGCAAGGCTCACATGCCAAAGCAAAGCAGACGAGGCCAGCCTGGCTTGGGGTGAGGGCTCAGTGCCTCTTAGCCTTGCCCTGGGGTTCTTGGACCTTCCGGAAACTGAGCCACATCAGGCCCACATTGATGGCATAGGTGGTGATGCAAACGATGCAGAAATCATAGAGCACGAAGAACAGGATCCAGGCCAGGTAGACAGAACCAGCAAGAGACACCAGGGAGCTCAGCAGCAGCAGGACAGAGGCCCAGCGCGTCCGCAGGCAACCTGCAAGGCAGAAGAGGGTCCAGTGTGGGCTTCAGGGACTGGCCACCTCCTGAACACTCCATGATGTCACCACACCACCTAGATGCCAGGAGCTGCTGGGAAGTGTCTCTAAAACAAGAGGCTCCAGGGCAGgtgtgatggcttacacctgtaatcccaacactctgggaggccgaggtgggaagactgctttaggctaggagttcaaaaccagcttgggcagcatagaAAGACCCAATCTGtatcaaaaatttagaaattcagctgggcgcagtgggtcatgtctgtaatcccagcactttgggaggctgagggtggtggatcacctgaggtcaggagttcgagagcagcctggccaacatgtcaaaaccccatctctactaaaaatacaaaaattagccaggcgtggtgatgggcacctgtaatcccaactgctggggaggctaaggcaggagaatagcttgaacctaggaggcagaggttgcagtgagccgagatcacaccactgcactccagcttgggcaacaagagcgagacttcgtttcaaaaaaaaaaaaaaaaaaaggcccggtgcggttggctcatgcctgtaatcctagcactttgggaggccgaggtggacggatcaccaggtcaagagattgagaccatcctgggcaacagggtgaaaccctttctactaaaaatacaaaaattagctgggcgtggtggcacgtgcctgtagtcccagctactcgagaggctgaggcagaattgtttgaaccggggaggcagaggttgcagtgagccaagatcaagcgactgcactccagcctggcgacagagcaagattatgtctcaaaaaataaaaaataaaaaataaaataaaaattagctgggtgcagtggcatgtgcctctagtcccagctattcaggaggatcacttgagctaggagttccagatttttttttgtttttttttttctttgagacggaggcttgctctgtcgcccgagctggagtgcagtggccagatctcagctcactgcaagctccgcctcccgggtttacgccattctcctgcctcagcctccggagtagctgggactacaggcgcccgccacctcgcccggctagttttttgtatttttagtagagacggggtttcaccgtgttagccaggatggtctcgatctcctgacctcgtgatccgcccgtctcggcctcccaaagtgctgggattacaggcttgagccaccgcgcccggctaggagttccagattacagtgagctatgatcgtgccactgcacttcagcctggcaacagagcaagatgatttctcaaaaaaaaaaaaaaaaaggctttgacAGGTTCCCTCCAAGGAACTtgccattgcccagggagggaaAGTTCTGAGCAATAAAATTTCCTAAATAAATCGGCCAAGTCTGAACCATGTGTCAGCCAGGGGCCGTGGTGCTGGGCCTCCCTCGGTGATGCCTTCTCTGGAGCTGGGAAGGGTGACTCAAAGGGAGTGTGGGGGCCTGTTGGGAAGGGTGGTAATGGGTAGTCTCATCTCCAGGGTATGGCATCAGCAAGGCCTGGGGTGCCATCGTCTCTCACTCTCTTGGTTCCCCCATCTGTTCAATAATTCCTGGGACCAGATACAAATTTTCCTGCAGAGCACTAAATGAGATAAAAGATAGCTCATGTTCAGCTTCTCCTTAAAAAGGAATTTCGGCATCTTTTCCACAAAACTGGGGTGCTGGtggggcatggtagctcatgcctgtaatccccccagcaccttgggaggctgaggcagacagattgcttaatatcagcctgggcaacatggcgagacactgtctctaccaaaaaatatacaaaaattagctgagtatcgtggtgcacgcctgtgattccagctacttgggaggctaaggt
The genomic region above belongs to Piliocolobus tephrosceles isolate RC106 chromosome 17, ASM277652v3, whole genome shotgun sequence and contains:
- the VKORC1 gene encoding vitamin K epoxide reductase complex subunit 1 isoform X3, whose amino-acid sequence is MGSTWGSPGWVRLALCLAGLVLSLYALHVKAARARDRDYRALCDVGTAISCSRVFSSRWGKGFGLVEHVLGPDSILNQSNSIFGCIFYTLQLLLETVSRHVAQADIKQSVCLSLPRCWGDYRRCLRTRWASVLLLLSSLVSLAGSVYLAWILFFVLYDFCIVCITTYAINVGLMWLSFRKVQEPQGKAKRH